The proteins below come from a single Streptomyces sp. B3I8 genomic window:
- a CDS encoding carbohydrate ABC transporter permease, translated as MKLGKRWLPAHILVWTYAVLLVVPLYYFLASAFKSNDDIFAHPFAPPSSLGLGNFRVAFDNGDLGLAVVNSALVTVFSLALTLLLAVPASFALARTTGRLAGLIEKVFSLGFLIPTFAALFPTFLLAAATGLFHTRTFMVLFLPATALPLSVVILVQFMRTIPAEMEEAARLDGASTYAVLRHVYTPMCLPGIATVVLLNFLTFWNEYLYSLVIIGPDPSQRTVQVALPTLKSVTGTDYGVLTAGTVLTLIPVWAVYTILQKRMQQALVNGAVKM; from the coding sequence ATGAAGCTCGGCAAACGCTGGCTGCCGGCCCACATCCTGGTGTGGACGTACGCGGTGCTGCTCGTGGTCCCGCTCTACTACTTCCTCGCCTCGGCGTTCAAGTCGAACGACGACATCTTCGCCCACCCCTTCGCCCCGCCGTCCTCCCTCGGCCTCGGCAACTTCCGCGTCGCCTTCGACAACGGCGACCTGGGGCTCGCGGTCGTCAACTCCGCGCTGGTGACGGTGTTCTCGCTGGCGCTGACCCTGCTCCTCGCGGTCCCCGCCTCGTTCGCCCTCGCGCGCACGACCGGACGCCTGGCGGGGCTCATCGAGAAGGTCTTCTCACTGGGCTTCCTCATCCCCACCTTCGCCGCCCTCTTCCCCACCTTCCTCCTCGCGGCGGCCACCGGGCTGTTCCACACCCGCACGTTCATGGTGCTGTTCCTGCCGGCCACGGCGCTGCCGCTGTCGGTCGTGATCCTGGTGCAGTTCATGCGGACCATTCCCGCCGAGATGGAGGAGGCCGCCCGGCTCGACGGGGCGTCCACGTACGCGGTGCTGCGGCACGTCTACACGCCGATGTGTCTCCCGGGCATCGCCACGGTGGTGCTGCTGAACTTCCTGACCTTCTGGAACGAGTACCTGTACTCCCTGGTCATCATCGGCCCCGACCCCTCGCAGCGCACGGTCCAGGTGGCGCTGCCCACGCTGAAGTCGGTCACCGGCACGGACTACGGCGTGCTCACCGCGGGCACCGTGCTGACCCTGATCCCGGTGTGGGCGGTCTACACGATCCTGCAGAAGCGCATGCAGCAGGCCCTGGTCAACGGCGCGGTGAAGATGTGA
- a CDS encoding LacI family DNA-binding transcriptional regulator — translation MSAPTGRAGRRPTIKAVAAAAGVSTAAVSQAFNHKGRLSEATRRRILDAALELGWSPSAPAAALRNARTRSLALVVRRPTDVLGSDPHFSELITGIEGELAPRGYGLLLHLVTGPPEEHALYERLAAEGRVDGAVLTDARDDDTRPALLARLGLPAVLLGSPDGTAVVPRIGLGDQGAGVAEAVRHLLGLGHRRIAYVAGPPELQHTRVRRAAFEDALRGAGLRPFAVLHTDFSERRAVGATEALLDAADRPTALVFANDSMAVCGIGTAQRAGLAVPADVSVVGYDNLPLGSWLHPRLTTVDQQVQRVGAAAARMLLALCGEDVEEPALTGRPRLVVRESTGPAPG, via the coding sequence GTGAGCGCACCCACCGGACGGGCGGGCCGGCGCCCCACCATCAAGGCGGTCGCGGCGGCGGCGGGCGTCTCCACCGCCGCCGTCTCCCAGGCCTTCAACCACAAGGGACGGCTCTCCGAGGCGACCCGCCGCCGCATCCTCGACGCGGCACTGGAGCTCGGCTGGTCCCCCAGCGCCCCGGCGGCCGCCCTGCGCAACGCCCGCACCCGCAGCCTCGCCCTGGTGGTGCGGCGCCCCACCGACGTGCTCGGCTCCGACCCGCACTTCAGCGAGCTGATCACCGGCATAGAGGGCGAACTCGCGCCGCGCGGCTACGGTCTGCTGCTGCACCTGGTCACCGGCCCGCCCGAGGAGCACGCGCTGTACGAGCGCCTCGCCGCCGAGGGCCGGGTGGACGGCGCCGTCCTCACCGACGCCCGCGACGACGACACCCGGCCCGCCCTGCTGGCCCGCCTCGGCCTGCCCGCGGTGCTGCTCGGGTCGCCGGACGGCACCGCCGTCGTCCCCCGGATCGGCCTGGGCGACCAGGGCGCCGGGGTCGCGGAGGCCGTACGGCACCTGCTGGGGCTCGGCCACCGGCGCATCGCCTACGTCGCCGGGCCGCCGGAGCTGCAGCACACCCGGGTGCGCCGGGCCGCCTTCGAGGACGCCCTGCGCGGGGCCGGGCTGCGCCCGTTCGCCGTGCTGCACACCGACTTCAGCGAGCGGCGGGCGGTCGGCGCCACCGAAGCCCTCCTCGACGCCGCCGACCGGCCCACCGCGCTCGTCTTCGCCAACGACTCCATGGCCGTCTGCGGCATCGGCACCGCGCAGCGCGCCGGACTGGCCGTCCCCGCGGACGTGTCCGTCGTCGGCTACGACAACCTGCCGCTGGGGAGCTGGCTGCACCCCCGGCTCACCACCGTCGACCAGCAGGTGCAGCGGGTCGGCGCGGCCGCCGCGCGCATGCTGCTCGCCCTGTGCGGCGAGGACGTCGAGGAGCCCGCCCTCACCGGACGGCCGCGACTCGTCGTCCGCGAGTCCACCGGCCCGGCCCCCGGCTGA
- a CDS encoding cellulase family glycosylhydrolase has translation MRRHSAQLAHQPDVLPWLGANFWSRTGGPLMWRNYDPGIVREELRVLAGHGLTMTRSFFYWPDFHPEPHRIDEELCARFEDFLDAHREAGMGTVPTFIVGHMSGENWDPAWRGGRDLYEDVWMVGRQAWFVRRMARRFKDHPAVTGWLITNEMPGYGRVYQVDPPSCDVVTAWAQAMCNAVRAAGATQPVSLGDGAWGIEVTGRDNGFSLRETAEYVDFVGPHVYRSDTDRPRQHYRAAFECELAAVTGQPVVLEEFGLSTDTVSAANAGVFYRQTLHNSLLGGATGWIAWNNTDYDGLWDQAPYDHHPFEMHFGITDSTGAPKEPLRELAAFADVLKAVDFAHCARADADAALVVPAFLERGYPYSRPADRPLIFTSLHQGYVTARAADLPVAFTREADGLPGEASLYLLPATRQLTTRTRRELARRAEAGATVYLSFCSGEHPATRGPWFDDLDGLFGVELQLSYGVAEPIEDDVLEMTFTEDFGGVRAGEVLRVPVAGNEDSRAYLPVVPRAGRVVAVDAHGRPALVVRETGAGRTVLATYPLEHMAARTPRANPDATHRLYRALAEVAGVRRPVTVADPHVSADVLVHADGRRFVWLVSQHPEPLVVRPAADGTLHGLGDGAPVADVALDAYGVAVLELR, from the coding sequence ATGCGACGCCACAGCGCCCAGCTCGCCCACCAGCCCGACGTCCTGCCCTGGCTCGGCGCCAACTTCTGGTCCCGCACCGGCGGTCCGCTGATGTGGCGGAACTACGACCCGGGGATCGTCCGCGAGGAGCTGCGGGTACTCGCAGGCCACGGGCTGACCATGACCCGGTCCTTCTTCTACTGGCCCGACTTCCACCCGGAGCCGCACCGCATCGACGAGGAACTGTGCGCCAGGTTCGAGGACTTCCTCGACGCCCACCGGGAGGCGGGCATGGGAACGGTGCCCACGTTCATCGTCGGGCACATGTCCGGGGAGAACTGGGACCCGGCCTGGCGCGGCGGCCGGGACCTGTACGAGGACGTGTGGATGGTGGGCCGGCAGGCCTGGTTCGTGCGGCGGATGGCCCGCCGCTTCAAGGACCACCCGGCGGTCACCGGCTGGCTGATCACCAACGAGATGCCCGGCTACGGACGTGTCTACCAGGTCGACCCGCCGTCCTGCGACGTGGTGACCGCGTGGGCCCAGGCCATGTGCAACGCGGTGCGCGCGGCCGGCGCCACCCAGCCGGTGTCGCTGGGCGACGGGGCCTGGGGCATCGAGGTGACCGGCCGCGACAACGGCTTCTCGCTGCGGGAGACCGCCGAGTACGTCGACTTCGTGGGCCCGCACGTGTACCGCTCGGACACCGACCGGCCGCGCCAGCACTACCGTGCCGCCTTCGAGTGCGAGCTGGCCGCGGTGACCGGACAGCCGGTCGTACTGGAGGAGTTCGGCCTGTCCACCGACACCGTCTCGGCGGCCAACGCGGGTGTCTTCTACCGCCAGACCCTGCACAACTCGCTGCTCGGCGGGGCCACCGGCTGGATCGCCTGGAACAACACCGACTACGACGGCCTGTGGGACCAGGCTCCCTACGACCACCACCCCTTCGAGATGCACTTCGGCATCACCGACTCCACCGGCGCCCCCAAGGAACCACTGCGCGAACTGGCCGCGTTCGCGGACGTGTTGAAGGCCGTAGACTTCGCGCACTGCGCCCGCGCCGACGCCGACGCCGCCCTGGTGGTGCCCGCCTTCCTCGAACGCGGCTACCCCTACAGCCGTCCCGCCGACCGGCCGCTCATCTTCACCTCCCTGCACCAGGGTTACGTCACCGCGCGCGCGGCCGACCTGCCGGTGGCGTTCACCCGCGAGGCCGACGGCCTGCCCGGTGAGGCGTCGCTCTACCTGCTGCCGGCCACCCGCCAGCTCACCACCCGCACCCGCCGCGAACTGGCCCGCCGGGCGGAGGCGGGCGCCACCGTCTACCTGTCGTTCTGCTCCGGTGAACACCCGGCCACCCGGGGCCCCTGGTTCGACGACCTCGACGGACTGTTCGGCGTGGAGCTGCAGTTGTCGTACGGCGTCGCCGAGCCGATCGAGGACGACGTGCTGGAGATGACGTTCACCGAGGACTTCGGCGGGGTGCGGGCGGGCGAGGTGCTGCGGGTCCCGGTCGCCGGGAACGAGGACAGCCGCGCCTATCTGCCCGTGGTGCCCCGTGCGGGCCGCGTGGTGGCCGTGGACGCGCACGGCAGGCCGGCGCTGGTCGTGCGCGAGACCGGGGCGGGGCGCACGGTGCTGGCCACCTACCCGCTGGAGCACATGGCGGCCCGCACCCCGCGCGCCAACCCGGACGCCACGCACCGCCTGTACCGGGCGCTGGCGGAGGTCGCGGGCGTTCGGCGGCCGGTCACGGTCGCCGACCCGCACGTCTCGGCGGACGTCCTGGTGCACGCCGACGGACGGCGCTTCGTGTGGCTCGTCAGCCAGCACCCGGAGCCGCTCGTGGTACGACCGGCCGCCGACGGCACGCTCCACGGTCTGGGGGACGGTGCCCCCGTCGCAGACGTGGCGCTCGACGCGTACGGGGTCGCCGTGCTGGAACTGCGATGA
- a CDS encoding glycoside hydrolase family 3 N-terminal domain-containing protein encodes MTLPRYRDPAAPVADRVRDLLGRMTLTEKVGQVNQRMYGWNAYERTGDGHRLTSAFREEVAAFDGMGALYGLQRADAWSGVGFADGLDARDGARMAAEVQRHVRAHTRLGIPVLLVEEMPHGHQALDGTVLPVNLAVGATWDPDLYAEAAAAAAAGLRARGAHLALVSALDLVRDPRWGRAEECFGEDPYLAARLTEALVEGARRAGVGVVLKHFAGQGATVGGRNSAATELGVRELHEIHLAAARAGAAAGAAGVMAAYNEFDGLPCVANRYLLTEVLRERWGFDGIVMADGTAVDRLVRLTGDPVSAGALALDAGCDVSLWDDCFTRLGEAVERGLVTESALDAAVARVLTLKFRLGLFEQPVPSAGPKTAALPDPAELGERLARASVTLLSHEGGVLPLSRAPGALRRIAVLGPNADALARQLGDYTAPQRPGTGVTVLEGIRAAAPPGTEVVHARGCELVGGEVSGVPAALEAAAESDVAVLVLGGSSARTGDTVFAANGAAVTGSGASSGMTCGEGVDLADLALPAGQRALLEAVSATGTPVVVVLVQGRPHALPEVTGTASAVLSAWYPGPPGGRAVADVLFGVCEPRGRLPVSVPRSAAQLPVFYNGKDHRYRGYVDQSARPRHAFGHGLSYTTVEYGPPRLSTGCVSADAPDLTCRVTVRNTGPRPAHETVQLYVRRLTGATSWPRVRELRGFVHLDLAPGAEAEAVFTIGRDTLASTDRALHLTVEPGEVALETGPSSDRTQPAPLEITAPAAAGTPDLRRSETSSWGDDLDERH; translated from the coding sequence ATGACGCTCCCCCGCTACCGGGACCCGGCCGCCCCGGTGGCGGACCGGGTCCGCGACCTGCTGGGCCGGATGACACTCACCGAGAAGGTGGGGCAGGTCAACCAGCGCATGTACGGCTGGAACGCCTACGAGCGCACCGGGGACGGCCACCGCCTCACCTCCGCCTTCCGTGAGGAGGTCGCCGCCTTCGACGGCATGGGCGCGCTCTACGGGCTCCAGCGGGCCGACGCGTGGTCCGGCGTCGGCTTCGCGGACGGGCTGGACGCGCGGGACGGCGCGCGCATGGCGGCCGAGGTGCAGCGGCACGTGCGCGCGCACACCCGGCTCGGCATCCCGGTCCTCCTGGTGGAGGAGATGCCGCACGGCCACCAGGCCCTGGACGGCACCGTGCTCCCGGTGAACCTGGCGGTCGGCGCCACCTGGGATCCGGACCTGTATGCCGAGGCGGCCGCGGCCGCCGCGGCCGGACTGCGCGCCCGGGGTGCGCACCTGGCGCTGGTGTCCGCCCTGGACCTGGTGCGCGATCCGCGCTGGGGGCGGGCCGAGGAGTGCTTCGGGGAGGACCCGTACCTCGCGGCCCGGCTGACCGAGGCGCTGGTCGAGGGCGCCCGGCGGGCCGGGGTGGGCGTGGTGCTCAAGCACTTCGCCGGCCAGGGCGCCACGGTCGGCGGCCGCAACAGCGCCGCGACCGAGCTCGGGGTACGGGAGCTGCACGAGATCCACCTCGCGGCGGCGCGGGCGGGCGCGGCGGCGGGCGCGGCCGGTGTGATGGCGGCGTACAACGAGTTCGACGGCCTGCCGTGCGTGGCGAACCGCTACCTGCTGACCGAGGTGCTGCGCGAGCGCTGGGGGTTCGACGGCATCGTGATGGCGGACGGCACGGCGGTGGACCGGCTGGTGCGGCTGACCGGTGATCCGGTGTCGGCCGGGGCCCTGGCCCTGGACGCCGGCTGCGACGTGAGCCTCTGGGACGACTGTTTCACGCGGCTGGGCGAGGCGGTGGAACGCGGTCTGGTGACCGAGTCGGCGCTGGACGCGGCGGTGGCGCGGGTTCTCACGCTGAAGTTCCGCCTCGGCCTGTTCGAACAGCCAGTGCCGTCCGCCGGCCCCAAAACCGCGGCCCTGCCGGACCCCGCCGAGCTGGGCGAACGCCTCGCCCGCGCCTCGGTGACGCTGCTCTCGCACGAGGGCGGTGTGCTGCCCCTGTCCCGTGCGCCCGGCGCGCTGCGGCGCATCGCCGTCCTCGGCCCGAACGCCGACGCCCTGGCGCGGCAGCTCGGCGACTACACGGCGCCGCAGCGGCCCGGCACCGGCGTCACGGTCCTGGAGGGCATCCGCGCGGCGGCCCCGCCCGGCACCGAGGTGGTGCACGCGCGGGGCTGCGAGCTGGTGGGAGGCGAGGTCTCGGGCGTGCCCGCGGCGCTCGAGGCGGCGGCCGAGTCCGATGTGGCCGTACTCGTGCTGGGCGGTTCCAGCGCCCGTACCGGGGACACCGTCTTCGCGGCCAACGGGGCCGCCGTGACCGGCTCCGGGGCATCCTCCGGCATGACCTGCGGGGAGGGCGTCGACCTGGCGGACCTCGCGCTGCCGGCCGGGCAACGGGCGCTGCTGGAGGCGGTGTCGGCGACCGGTACCCCGGTCGTCGTGGTCCTCGTCCAGGGCCGCCCGCACGCCCTGCCGGAGGTGACCGGCACCGCGTCGGCGGTGCTGAGCGCCTGGTACCCGGGGCCGCCGGGCGGCCGGGCCGTGGCCGACGTCCTGTTCGGCGTGTGCGAGCCGCGCGGACGCCTGCCGGTGTCCGTGCCGCGCTCGGCCGCCCAACTGCCCGTCTTCTACAACGGGAAGGACCACCGCTACCGGGGTTACGTCGACCAGAGCGCCCGGCCCCGCCACGCGTTCGGCCACGGTCTGTCGTACACGACCGTCGAGTACGGCCCGCCCCGGCTGTCGACTGGGTGCGTCAGCGCCGACGCGCCGGACCTGACCTGCCGGGTCACCGTCCGCAACACCGGCCCGCGCCCGGCTCACGAAACGGTCCAGCTCTACGTCCGCCGCCTGACGGGCGCCACGTCCTGGCCCCGCGTCCGGGAACTGCGCGGCTTCGTCCACCTGGACCTCGCCCCGGGCGCCGAGGCCGAGGCGGTCTTCACGATCGGCCGCGACACCCTGGCCTCGACCGACCGCGCCCTCCACCTCACGGTGGAGCCCGGGGAGGTCGCCCTGGAGACGGGCCCCTCGTCCGACCGGACTCAGCCGGCTCCCCTGGAGATCACGGCACCCGCCGCGGCCGGAACGCCGGATCTCCGCCGGAGCGAGACGTCGTCATGGGGCGATGATCTCGACGAACGGCATTGA